GATTATTTTAATAAGAGTAAACAAGTCGattatttcctttcttttttacTATAGAATATGTGAACTACCATTGCCAAATGGATAACTTTAGGAAGGTGAGTGAAAGAAAATTATTCATAATAACAAAAGTCAAAAGTAATGTTTTATCCACATcatacaagaaatagcaatgtactttcatttatatgtttattatagtaagatgctataataaacaaatacatGAAAGTACGTTGTTGTTCTTGTTTTAAATCGGATTCATGATTCTGAACTAAAATCATTgttctttatttttcattttatggtCTATAACTTCATACTTTGAAATCATGAAAGagtaaaatatatattattattgatATGAAAAGAAACAATTTGTATAGATAAAGAAAGCAAACCACTTAACCACATACATTTCCTCCAGCCTTTCCAAGAGGTTGATGGATCATGACCCGAGAATTAGGCATACAAAATCTCTTCCCTTTGGTGCCACAAGCAAGAAGAAATGCACCCATAGATGCAGCTAATCCAACACAAATGGTCGAAATATCTGCTTTGCATAGCTTCATGGCATCGTATATTCCCATTCCTTAATGCATCATTAAATAGATCACAAAATTTAGCATTTCTTTTAATCATCAAAAGATTACACAAAAATGGGATTGAACTTATGGGTAACTATCAATGAATTACATGAATCTTTAACTTGGAACCTTTTCCAAGAAAGAAAATGTGGCAATTTTTTATGGGACATCATGTAAAGAAAAGTGATCCAACTTTTATAAAACACAAGAGTACAATGGGATTCTATTTTATAGATGATACAAGGTAAAGTCAAAAATTGCTAATTTGACTTACAAGAAAgctcaaatgaaacaaaaatataataagaACTTAACATAGCTATGAAAAATTGTGTTCAAAACATTTAAATGTGCTCATAGATATCAATAATAAATTTTGCTCCAATTATGTAATTGGTAGATTATCTCGAATTTAGCACACAAATAGTCCATGTTACATGAAATGCTTGAGTACAACTCTACAAGGATCAAATGCAATTGCTAGTGATTAAGAActtaaagttggaaattttttaTGTCATATTTCTAGCTTGAAGTGATAAGTTTTAATGTGTTTATTGCTTTGTAGTTGACCTTTCAAAGTGTTCAAGGACTACTAAAACCATGAATCTTGAAAATTGTCGTAAAAATCAAGAAACTTTGTTAACCAAACAAAGACATAATAGCATACCAGCAGTAACAGAGCCACCAGGCGAATTTATGAACAATCTTATATCCTTTTTATCGTCTTCTGCATCAAGAAATAGCAATTGGCTGATTATAAAATCAGCTGACATATCATCCACCTGCAAAACACCATTCTCTTCATGTAAAAATTATTCAAAATGGAAATTGCCCAAAACTTTAAGCCCTAGAAACTACACAACGCGAAATATGAGTGATTGTAATCTGAAAAATGTAGCCATTTGATTGAAGAAAAGCCATCAAGGAATTCAAATTAACTTACTGATACGCCACAAAATTGAACAAAAACGAAAACCTATCAAGAAATTCAATGAATTGATGGTTTATGTGGATAAGTATGTCTGTAATCTCAAAAACCTAAGCAACCAAATTGAACAAAATCAAGAACCCACCAATCAATTTACCTAATTTCATcagtatatatatgaaaaaacgCTTTAAAAACCTGGGATCCCAAGAAGACGATACGTTGACGGAGAAGCATGTTGGTGGTATCGAGTTCTTCGAATTTAGGCATCCAAGCTGGAGCTGAAGCAGAGTAATTTGATGTGGGAACATCCCAATTACTTGACAAAGTCTGCGTCTTGAAAGAAGAAGAAGCTTTAATGGATAACGAAGGTCTGCTGTTACTTCTTCTTCTACTATTAGATTGGGTATGTAATAATGATAAATGGGTGTTAGGGTTTTGTGTGAAGAAACTTTGTGGTAATAGTGCTGCCGGTTTTGTTGTAAACGCCGCTGTTACACAACCCTTCTCCATCTTCCTGCGCGGTGGTGTGTTGGTGGTGGTCCTCTGGCTACCTTTGCTTGCTGCGTTTTATTATTGTTTGTTCGTATTTGGATATATCGTGATAACACGCTAACTAAGTTTTCATCGTTTAAATTCTTATGTTTGGTTAAAATGGTATTTATTTTGGATTCAGCATAGGCGGGTATCCATTTCATTCGGTGAAAACCGGAATTGGTACCggcggttcctagaaagttagaatCAGAACCGCTCTAAGCAATTCTTAAATGTTTGAAACCAGTCtcggaaccggcggttccggttccgggagcGGATAACCCGgttacattaattttgttaacttttgtcGATAAAACCGCAATTTAGTTCGATCCAAATCCAGTCATTTCGTACCAAAGACAGACAAAATCGGACTAGTATATATTCTAAATCGGTCTAAGTAATACACATATTTAtatgaaataatatatatatatatatatatatatatatatatatatatatatatatatatatatatatatatatatatatatatatatatatatatatatatatatatatactggttTCGGCGGGTACCCAGCGGGTAGCGGATCCAAAAAAACGAGGACCGGAACCAGAACCGCTTAAGGTGGTTCAataactttaggaaccggaaccggaacctcttaaagcggttccggttccggttccaaaaccggcagttccaaggcggttccggttccaaaagcggGTACCCGGTTCCGATGCACATCCGTAATTTTGGGTTATTTAGATTTATTTTTCTAGGTCAATGTCGGTGTGTTGCGTATTAGCATTTATATAGTTgaagtttttataaatatatgttttttttaaatataacaataacattgttgttaaatttgatataataattcgtatactaaattaatataatatattatttattttgaattatatatatatatatatatatatatatatatatatatatatatatatatatatatatatatataatgtcgaACGTTTGAATGACTTATACCCGTGagttacacataaataaaattatatatatatatatatatatatatatatatatatatatatatatatatatatatatatatatatatatatatatatatatatctgtgagttacacataaataaaattatatataatatatggcttaatgttatttatagttgttattattgttaatagattttttaaaatttatttgtttaatgttttaatttctatcattataattatttaaaacatcaaacatagttttttgattttaaatgtaacaataaaatcatttatatacagttatttttaactattgttattgtaagttattttaagctacttttttcaaaacttttaacaattataaaaatatcttaaggaaatattttagttaaattgagattacaatttagtttttgcatttatcattacaatttatcacttttaactatttacaaaatattctttggttttttaagtggaactgaaatttatatttaagttgatactgtaatgttatatttaaattaacaatttaagtattttgtccaaactgtttaaaagttgtagctttaaactaataatggtttacatataacaacattttaaatttaataaattaagtataatatgttaaaagttaaaga
The genomic region above belongs to Lactuca sativa cultivar Salinas chromosome 4, Lsat_Salinas_v11, whole genome shotgun sequence and contains:
- the LOC111909986 gene encoding ATP-dependent Clp protease proteolytic subunit 3, chloroplastic encodes the protein MEKGCVTAAFTTKPAALLPQSFFTQNPNTHLSLLHTQSNSRRRSNSRPSLSIKASSSFKTQTLSSNWDVPTSNYSASAPAWMPKFEELDTTNMLLRQRIVFLGSQVDDMSADFIISQLLFLDAEDDKKDIRLFINSPGGSVTAGMGIYDAMKLCKADISTICVGLAASMGAFLLACGTKGKRFCMPNSRVMIHQPLGKAGGNATDMSIRIREMVYHKVKVNKIISRVSGTPYEKVEADTDRDYFMNAWEAKAYGLVDEVIDDGKPGLVAPIADTNPPPKTRVWDLWKVEGSRKALKNMPSEDKMLQNGHVSGGEDGDE